From a single Tachypleus tridentatus isolate NWPU-2018 chromosome 6, ASM421037v1, whole genome shotgun sequence genomic region:
- the LOC143251828 gene encoding major facilitator superfamily domain-containing protein 6-like isoform X3, with amino-acid sequence MSENRCTVPTSVRINRKQAKRALIPLKIILFCWYGAAACLLPYLTIHMKQIGISLSETALMYTVLPATQVVGPPLASLVADKMGHYTPVLLIALIVTSVTSTALLFVPPAPPSHEQPPSLHLLCGPNFGSPQIIVDKCWEYGACDRIGYNTTLAVHFVDCLVDCRTSGWEKALESMNSADLCFNDHLGQVCHLVEVNNTLSENFTFSVHLTEPVFSAVGPSCIYSVMAVEWNSRLFHEVTCPIIMQEFENTDNCTLRCLFDELEVPDNSTIISDHIFSDKKCEINRGRRMLTLWVYFILRVLFQIFLAICFSLLDATTLVMVGQYREHYGQQRFWTILATAIFSPISGILIDLISNKNGYPDYCPAFYLFNGFALLTALITWVLDIPMAMPLKNVMKNFKKLFHLREVVVFLGVVLFLGMVWGFIESFLFWYLLDLGSSKYLLGLTLTTGAIIGLPFLHNYSGLVKKIGKVNILIFAFLIYCIRCIGYSYINSPWWCLLFEAMEAFTYHLMWGAVSTYSATLVPKGLLATVQGCVGSLHYGLGKGVGSLVGGHIMNAIGARLAFRYIGIGAGIVGLLYGILYYCFLSRFQEAEEERKRKIETELKAFERSEDNENKGTQTSATLRDTHVITTSPDSGALSVQPELTDIDEEEEDNRTMVKETVS; translated from the exons ATGTCTGAAAATAGGTGTACTGTACCCACCAGTGTGAGAATTAATCGTAAACAAGCTAAAAGAGCTTTGATACCCCTGAAGATTATTCTTTTCTGCTGGTATGGAG CTGCTGCCTGTCTACTTCCCTACCTCACCATTCACATGAAACAGATCGGAATTTCACTTTCAGAAACAGCCTTGATGTACACAGTCTTACCAGCAACTCAAGTTGTGGGGCCACCTCTTGCGAGTCTAGTTGCTGACAAGATGGGTCACTACACACCTGTTCTTCTAATAGCTCTAATTGTAACAAGTGTAACCAGTACGGCCTTGTTGTTCGTCCCTCCAGCACCACCATCTCATGAACAACCACCTTCTCTTCACCTTCTGTGTGGGCCTAACTTTGGTTCTCCCCAGATTATTGTCGACAAGTGCTGGGAGTATGGAGCTTGTGATAGAATTGGTTATAACACAACGTTAGCTGTTCACTTTGTGGACTGTCTGGTGGATTGCCGAACGTCAGGTTGGGAAAAAGCTCTCGAGTCCATGAACAGTGCTGATCTTTGTTTCAACGACCATCTTGGACAAGTGTGCCATCTGGTGGAGGTGAATAATACACTTTCGGAAAACTTTACATTCAGTGTCCATCTCACAGAACCAGTCTTCAGTGCAGTAGGACCCTCTTGTATTTACTCTGTCATGGCTGTCGAATGGAACAGCAGGCTGTTTCATGAAGTAACTTGTCCAATTATTATGCAAGAGTTTGAAAACACTGATAATTGTACACTGAGGTGCTTGTTTGACGAGCTGGAAGTACCTGATAACTCAACAATCATATCAGATCACATCTTCAGTGACAAGAAATGTGAGATTAATAGGGGCAGGAGAATGTTAACTTTGTGGGTATACTTCATTTTAAGagttttatttcagatatttcttGCCATCTGTTTTAGTCTTTTAGATGCTACAACTTTGGTCATGGTAGGACAATACAGAGAACATTATGGGCAACAACGTTTCTGGACAATCTTAGCTACAGCCATATTTTCTCCAATCAGTGGCATCCTAATTGATTTAATCAGCAACAAAAATGGATATCCAGACTACTGTCCTGcgttttacttatttaatggATTTGCCCTGCTGACAGCACTGATCACGTGGGTTCTGGACATTCCAATGGCTATGcctttaaaaaatgtaatgaagAATTTTAAGAAACTATTTCATCTCAGAGAGGTCGTTGTTTTCTTAGGCGTCGTGTTGTTCCTCGGTATGGTATGGGGATTCATCGAATCATTCCTTTTTTGGTACCTCCTAGACCTAGGAAGTTCAAAGTATTTGCTAGGCCTAACTTTAACCACGGGAGCTATAATTGGTCTTCCATTTCTTCATAACTATAGTGGGCTTGTTAAGAAAATTGGAAAGGTTAACATCTTGATTTTTGCATTTCTCATATATTGTATTCGCTGCATTGGTTATTCGTACATCAACAGCCCTTGGTGGTGTCTTCTATTTGAAGCTATGGAGGCCTTCACTTATCACCTCATGTGGGGTGCCGTCTCAACGTACAGTGCAACTCTTGTCCCCAAAGGACTACTAGCTACAGTACAAGGATGTGTAGGAAGTCTTCACTACGGGCTAG GTAAAGGAGTAGGAAGTCTTGTTGGTGGACATATAATGAATGCAATTGGTGCACGACTTGCTTTCCGCTACATCGGAATTGGGGCTGGTATAGTAGGCCTACTGTATGGTATTCTGTATTATTGCTTCCTAAGCAGATTCCAAGAAGCCGAAGAAGAAAGGAAGCGAAAGATTGAAACCGAACTTAAAGCTTTCGAGCGTTcag AGGACAATGAAAATAAAGGAACTCAAACATCCGCTACTCTCCGAGACACTCATGTTATCACAACAAGTCCGGATTCCGGTGCCCTGTCTGTTCAGCCCGAGTTAACTGATAtcgatgaagaagaagaagataatAGAACGATGGTAAAGGAAACTGTCAGCTAA
- the LOC143251828 gene encoding major facilitator superfamily domain-containing protein 6-like isoform X1, whose translation MIVNSVFHFRCPETHFISIVKYCSFRWVTVNTVFHFRCSETHIISIVKYCSFRRQKRKQWRLAVSLRSITMSENRCTVPTSVRINRKQAKRALIPLKIILFCWYGAAACLLPYLTIHMKQIGISLSETALMYTVLPATQVVGPPLASLVADKMGHYTPVLLIALIVTSVTSTALLFVPPAPPSHEQPPSLHLLCGPNFGSPQIIVDKCWEYGACDRIGYNTTLAVHFVDCLVDCRTSGWEKALESMNSADLCFNDHLGQVCHLVEVNNTLSENFTFSVHLTEPVFSAVGPSCIYSVMAVEWNSRLFHEVTCPIIMQEFENTDNCTLRCLFDELEVPDNSTIISDHIFSDKKCEINRGRRMLTLWVYFILRVLFQIFLAICFSLLDATTLVMVGQYREHYGQQRFWTILATAIFSPISGILIDLISNKNGYPDYCPAFYLFNGFALLTALITWVLDIPMAMPLKNVMKNFKKLFHLREVVVFLGVVLFLGMVWGFIESFLFWYLLDLGSSKYLLGLTLTTGAIIGLPFLHNYSGLVKKIGKVNILIFAFLIYCIRCIGYSYINSPWWCLLFEAMEAFTYHLMWGAVSTYSATLVPKGLLATVQGCVGSLHYGLGKGVGSLVGGHIMNAIGARLAFRYIGIGAGIVGLLYGILYYCFLSRFQEAEEERKRKIETELKAFERSEDNENKGTQTSATLRDTHVITTSPDSGALSVQPELTDIDEEEEDNRTMVKETVS comes from the exons ATGATAGTTAATAGTGTGTTTCATTTTCGATGTCCAGAGACTCACTTCATtagtattgttaaatattgttctttCAGGTGGGTGACAGTTAATACTGTGTTTCATTTCAGATGTTCAGAGACTCACATCATtagtattgttaaatattgttctttCAG GCGTCAAAAACGAAAACAGTGGCGTCTAGCAGTTTCACTGAG ATCTATAACTATGTCTGAAAATAGGTGTACTGTACCCACCAGTGTGAGAATTAATCGTAAACAAGCTAAAAGAGCTTTGATACCCCTGAAGATTATTCTTTTCTGCTGGTATGGAG CTGCTGCCTGTCTACTTCCCTACCTCACCATTCACATGAAACAGATCGGAATTTCACTTTCAGAAACAGCCTTGATGTACACAGTCTTACCAGCAACTCAAGTTGTGGGGCCACCTCTTGCGAGTCTAGTTGCTGACAAGATGGGTCACTACACACCTGTTCTTCTAATAGCTCTAATTGTAACAAGTGTAACCAGTACGGCCTTGTTGTTCGTCCCTCCAGCACCACCATCTCATGAACAACCACCTTCTCTTCACCTTCTGTGTGGGCCTAACTTTGGTTCTCCCCAGATTATTGTCGACAAGTGCTGGGAGTATGGAGCTTGTGATAGAATTGGTTATAACACAACGTTAGCTGTTCACTTTGTGGACTGTCTGGTGGATTGCCGAACGTCAGGTTGGGAAAAAGCTCTCGAGTCCATGAACAGTGCTGATCTTTGTTTCAACGACCATCTTGGACAAGTGTGCCATCTGGTGGAGGTGAATAATACACTTTCGGAAAACTTTACATTCAGTGTCCATCTCACAGAACCAGTCTTCAGTGCAGTAGGACCCTCTTGTATTTACTCTGTCATGGCTGTCGAATGGAACAGCAGGCTGTTTCATGAAGTAACTTGTCCAATTATTATGCAAGAGTTTGAAAACACTGATAATTGTACACTGAGGTGCTTGTTTGACGAGCTGGAAGTACCTGATAACTCAACAATCATATCAGATCACATCTTCAGTGACAAGAAATGTGAGATTAATAGGGGCAGGAGAATGTTAACTTTGTGGGTATACTTCATTTTAAGagttttatttcagatatttcttGCCATCTGTTTTAGTCTTTTAGATGCTACAACTTTGGTCATGGTAGGACAATACAGAGAACATTATGGGCAACAACGTTTCTGGACAATCTTAGCTACAGCCATATTTTCTCCAATCAGTGGCATCCTAATTGATTTAATCAGCAACAAAAATGGATATCCAGACTACTGTCCTGcgttttacttatttaatggATTTGCCCTGCTGACAGCACTGATCACGTGGGTTCTGGACATTCCAATGGCTATGcctttaaaaaatgtaatgaagAATTTTAAGAAACTATTTCATCTCAGAGAGGTCGTTGTTTTCTTAGGCGTCGTGTTGTTCCTCGGTATGGTATGGGGATTCATCGAATCATTCCTTTTTTGGTACCTCCTAGACCTAGGAAGTTCAAAGTATTTGCTAGGCCTAACTTTAACCACGGGAGCTATAATTGGTCTTCCATTTCTTCATAACTATAGTGGGCTTGTTAAGAAAATTGGAAAGGTTAACATCTTGATTTTTGCATTTCTCATATATTGTATTCGCTGCATTGGTTATTCGTACATCAACAGCCCTTGGTGGTGTCTTCTATTTGAAGCTATGGAGGCCTTCACTTATCACCTCATGTGGGGTGCCGTCTCAACGTACAGTGCAACTCTTGTCCCCAAAGGACTACTAGCTACAGTACAAGGATGTGTAGGAAGTCTTCACTACGGGCTAG GTAAAGGAGTAGGAAGTCTTGTTGGTGGACATATAATGAATGCAATTGGTGCACGACTTGCTTTCCGCTACATCGGAATTGGGGCTGGTATAGTAGGCCTACTGTATGGTATTCTGTATTATTGCTTCCTAAGCAGATTCCAAGAAGCCGAAGAAGAAAGGAAGCGAAAGATTGAAACCGAACTTAAAGCTTTCGAGCGTTcag AGGACAATGAAAATAAAGGAACTCAAACATCCGCTACTCTCCGAGACACTCATGTTATCACAACAAGTCCGGATTCCGGTGCCCTGTCTGTTCAGCCCGAGTTAACTGATAtcgatgaagaagaagaagataatAGAACGATGGTAAAGGAAACTGTCAGCTAA
- the LOC143251828 gene encoding major facilitator superfamily domain-containing protein 6-like isoform X2 encodes MGDRSNRVSLQISRRQKRKQWRLAVSLRSITMSENRCTVPTSVRINRKQAKRALIPLKIILFCWYGAAACLLPYLTIHMKQIGISLSETALMYTVLPATQVVGPPLASLVADKMGHYTPVLLIALIVTSVTSTALLFVPPAPPSHEQPPSLHLLCGPNFGSPQIIVDKCWEYGACDRIGYNTTLAVHFVDCLVDCRTSGWEKALESMNSADLCFNDHLGQVCHLVEVNNTLSENFTFSVHLTEPVFSAVGPSCIYSVMAVEWNSRLFHEVTCPIIMQEFENTDNCTLRCLFDELEVPDNSTIISDHIFSDKKCEINRGRRMLTLWVYFILRVLFQIFLAICFSLLDATTLVMVGQYREHYGQQRFWTILATAIFSPISGILIDLISNKNGYPDYCPAFYLFNGFALLTALITWVLDIPMAMPLKNVMKNFKKLFHLREVVVFLGVVLFLGMVWGFIESFLFWYLLDLGSSKYLLGLTLTTGAIIGLPFLHNYSGLVKKIGKVNILIFAFLIYCIRCIGYSYINSPWWCLLFEAMEAFTYHLMWGAVSTYSATLVPKGLLATVQGCVGSLHYGLGKGVGSLVGGHIMNAIGARLAFRYIGIGAGIVGLLYGILYYCFLSRFQEAEEERKRKIETELKAFERSEDNENKGTQTSATLRDTHVITTSPDSGALSVQPELTDIDEEEEDNRTMVKETVS; translated from the exons ATGGGAGACCGTTCAAACAGGGTTTCATTACAGATTTCCAG GCGTCAAAAACGAAAACAGTGGCGTCTAGCAGTTTCACTGAG ATCTATAACTATGTCTGAAAATAGGTGTACTGTACCCACCAGTGTGAGAATTAATCGTAAACAAGCTAAAAGAGCTTTGATACCCCTGAAGATTATTCTTTTCTGCTGGTATGGAG CTGCTGCCTGTCTACTTCCCTACCTCACCATTCACATGAAACAGATCGGAATTTCACTTTCAGAAACAGCCTTGATGTACACAGTCTTACCAGCAACTCAAGTTGTGGGGCCACCTCTTGCGAGTCTAGTTGCTGACAAGATGGGTCACTACACACCTGTTCTTCTAATAGCTCTAATTGTAACAAGTGTAACCAGTACGGCCTTGTTGTTCGTCCCTCCAGCACCACCATCTCATGAACAACCACCTTCTCTTCACCTTCTGTGTGGGCCTAACTTTGGTTCTCCCCAGATTATTGTCGACAAGTGCTGGGAGTATGGAGCTTGTGATAGAATTGGTTATAACACAACGTTAGCTGTTCACTTTGTGGACTGTCTGGTGGATTGCCGAACGTCAGGTTGGGAAAAAGCTCTCGAGTCCATGAACAGTGCTGATCTTTGTTTCAACGACCATCTTGGACAAGTGTGCCATCTGGTGGAGGTGAATAATACACTTTCGGAAAACTTTACATTCAGTGTCCATCTCACAGAACCAGTCTTCAGTGCAGTAGGACCCTCTTGTATTTACTCTGTCATGGCTGTCGAATGGAACAGCAGGCTGTTTCATGAAGTAACTTGTCCAATTATTATGCAAGAGTTTGAAAACACTGATAATTGTACACTGAGGTGCTTGTTTGACGAGCTGGAAGTACCTGATAACTCAACAATCATATCAGATCACATCTTCAGTGACAAGAAATGTGAGATTAATAGGGGCAGGAGAATGTTAACTTTGTGGGTATACTTCATTTTAAGagttttatttcagatatttcttGCCATCTGTTTTAGTCTTTTAGATGCTACAACTTTGGTCATGGTAGGACAATACAGAGAACATTATGGGCAACAACGTTTCTGGACAATCTTAGCTACAGCCATATTTTCTCCAATCAGTGGCATCCTAATTGATTTAATCAGCAACAAAAATGGATATCCAGACTACTGTCCTGcgttttacttatttaatggATTTGCCCTGCTGACAGCACTGATCACGTGGGTTCTGGACATTCCAATGGCTATGcctttaaaaaatgtaatgaagAATTTTAAGAAACTATTTCATCTCAGAGAGGTCGTTGTTTTCTTAGGCGTCGTGTTGTTCCTCGGTATGGTATGGGGATTCATCGAATCATTCCTTTTTTGGTACCTCCTAGACCTAGGAAGTTCAAAGTATTTGCTAGGCCTAACTTTAACCACGGGAGCTATAATTGGTCTTCCATTTCTTCATAACTATAGTGGGCTTGTTAAGAAAATTGGAAAGGTTAACATCTTGATTTTTGCATTTCTCATATATTGTATTCGCTGCATTGGTTATTCGTACATCAACAGCCCTTGGTGGTGTCTTCTATTTGAAGCTATGGAGGCCTTCACTTATCACCTCATGTGGGGTGCCGTCTCAACGTACAGTGCAACTCTTGTCCCCAAAGGACTACTAGCTACAGTACAAGGATGTGTAGGAAGTCTTCACTACGGGCTAG GTAAAGGAGTAGGAAGTCTTGTTGGTGGACATATAATGAATGCAATTGGTGCACGACTTGCTTTCCGCTACATCGGAATTGGGGCTGGTATAGTAGGCCTACTGTATGGTATTCTGTATTATTGCTTCCTAAGCAGATTCCAAGAAGCCGAAGAAGAAAGGAAGCGAAAGATTGAAACCGAACTTAAAGCTTTCGAGCGTTcag AGGACAATGAAAATAAAGGAACTCAAACATCCGCTACTCTCCGAGACACTCATGTTATCACAACAAGTCCGGATTCCGGTGCCCTGTCTGTTCAGCCCGAGTTAACTGATAtcgatgaagaagaagaagataatAGAACGATGGTAAAGGAAACTGTCAGCTAA